The Cucurbita pepo subsp. pepo cultivar mu-cu-16 unplaced genomic scaffold, ASM280686v2 Cp4.1_scaffold001155, whole genome shotgun sequence genome includes the window ATGTTGTTGATCATGATTTTCTAAAATGATGgtaaaaatcttaataattgaaatagaatAGGAAGAGATAAAGATAACTTTTATTCTCTCTGGTCCTGTGTAAAGTAGTATTCTCTGTTTCCTCTCTCCTAGAAAATActatctttccttttctttttgttcttttgttatgttctttctttcttttttttctcccccAATAAGTGATTATTATGTTGTTGGAGGAGGtgttgtaataaaataaaataaaagttaattttgaatatgaacttgtcctttgattttttaacttttaattggATCAAAATTgtatccaaaaaaaaacttaaaaaatgttgTAATTTAAAGctctaatattttttcatctaaATATTACTACAGAAGTTCTCTCATACATtcaataaactttaaatattaatactatttttgaaaatttatgaatattttttaaacacaaaataaagttatatttatataatgataaacttatttttaaaaccaaaGTAGTGATCATAATGTTTCTGCGTTATATTATTAAAGggcttaaattaaaaaagttcatCTCTTATTGAGAACATCTTTCTCGCCAATCAGCTTATCTTCTCTGGATGGTTGATCTTCCGTACAGTCTTCAATCACTCCGCTGGCTGCGGCGGAGGTGGCagagaggggaagagaaacGCTGCCGGGGGTCGcggagaggggaagagaaatGTCGTTGAGGGTGGAGATTTAAAGAAGCTTTGGGCAGGAGGTGGcggagaggggaagagaaacACCGCTGAGGGTGGTGATTTAAAGAAGCTTCGAGTAGGAGGtggtggagaggggaagagaaatGCCGCTGACGGAAGAGATTTAAAGAAGCTTCGCACAGGAGGTGGcggagaggggaagagaaacGCTGCTGGCGATGGAGATTTAAAGAAGCTTCGCTCAGGAGGTGGcggagaggggaagagaaacGCTGCCGGAGGTGGAGATTTAAAGAAGCTTCGTGCAGGAGGTGGCGGAGAAGTGAAGAGAAATGTCGCTGGAGGTGGCGGAGAAGTGAAAAGGAAGGTAGATACAGATCTACCGGAATGCTTCAGGTCCGGCCATGAGTCAGCAATGACAAGAAATGGATGAGAGAAAAGTGGAAAAatgaagaggagaaagaagccTACAAGATTCatcttttgttatttctttcTATGTTTATAGGAATAATACACATTTTGAAATAgtaaatactaaatttgtcttagttaaaaaaaaaaaaaaaacaaagaaatttaaatattaccaTAACTTCTTATATGTTCTtaccaaaatttatgaaatattgttccattcttaaataaatatataaaaactcTAATTTTCTAGTggattttatcaaaataaactttGATTcgttgataaaaaaaaaaaaaaatatatatatatatatatatatatatatatatcagaGACTTAAACAATAATTGCacgttttgttttgtttaaaactttgattttgagaatgaaagaTAAGAGTGTGATTTTATTAATCAACatctcaataaaatatttaataatttataattttaatacattgatagattaaaatgaaaaatataaggcATGAttctcaatttgttcttttacttgcttGTGTAGTTTATGAACAAACTCAACCTTTGCATTTGCATCAAAATTCACAAACTTTTTTGATGGTATAGGTAACAAGTCAATGGGGGTTAAGGATTAAAgccataaacaatttcaaaaggtgTGCATTCAGTAGTGCTATGAACAACCCTATTATATGCAAATTCTATAAATGGTAAACAATCCTCCCCCGTCTTAAGATTCTTGTCAATAATAGCCCTAAGCATAGCAATCATCTTCTGTTAACAACTTCAGTTTGTCCATCGATTTCAAGGATGACAAGTAGTTGAATATACTAGCTTAGTTCCTAACTTACCCCATAAAACACGCCAAAAGTGGCTTAAAATTTTTACATCACAATCACTAACGATACTTTTAGGAACGCCATGCAATCGTACAACTTCCCTAAAGAACAAGTCAGCAATATGTTTTGCATCATCAGTTTTGTGACAAGGAATTAAATGAGCCATtttacaaaatcaatcaaCCACAACAAAGATGCTATCATAACCTTTCCTAGTCCTAGgtaaacctaaaacaaaatccattgaTATATCAATCCAAGGACCATTAGGAACCGGTAATGGGGAGTATAAACCATGTGGTTGAAGCCTAGACTTAGCTTGTTTACATGCTATGCAACGAGCACAAACTTTATGAACATCATGTCTCATTTTAggccaaaaaaaatgttcagacAGCATATCATAAGTTTTAGAAACTCCATGGTGTGCCATTAAACCACCTCCATGAGCTTCCCTCACAAGTAGCTCACGTATGGAACAAGATGGTATGCAAAGTTTGCCTTTTCGGAACAAAAATCCATCTAACAACAAGTAATTATCCACAATGAGTCCTTTTTCacaagattcaacaaaaggaGCAAAGAACATGTCATGTTGATACAAATCCTTTATGTGTTCAAAACCCAACAACCTAGCATTCAAAGTATTGAGGAGGACATACCTTCGTGATAAAGCATCGGCAACAATG containing:
- the LOC111786178 gene encoding circumsporozoite protein-like yields the protein LIFSGWLIFRTVFNHSAGCGGGGREGKRNAAGGRGEGKRNVVEGGDLKKLWAGGGGEGKRNTAEGGDLKKLRVGGGGEGKRNAADGRDLKKLRTGGGGEGKRNAAGDGDLKKLRSGGGGEGKRNAAGGGDLKKLRAGGGGEVKRNVAGGGGEVKRKVDTDLPECFRSGHESAMTRNG